The nucleotide window GTAATCAACAAATTATCTTCAATCCGAATGCCAATGCCTTTGTATTGCTCCGGAATATCCGCGTCTTTAGATAAATACAACCCCGGTTCTACGGTCAGCACCATACCGGGTTCTAAAGTGCGGCCGCGATTTTCACCATATTCGCCCACATCATGAACATCCAAACCAAGCCAATGCCCTAGACCGTGCATATAAAATTCACGATAGGCTTTTTGTTCGATTAATGCATCTACATCGCCTTTCAGAATGCCTAAACGCACTAAACCTTCGGTTTTAATACGAATGACTTCTTCGTTCGCTTTCGCAATGGAACTGCCCGGCACCAACAATTCAATGGCGCGTTTTTGCGCTTGTAGGACAATCTCATAGATCGCTTTTTGCGCTTCGGTAAATTGACCATTCACCGGGAAAGTACGTGTAATATCGCCGGCATATAGGGCAAATTCGCAGCCTGCATCAATCAGCACTAAATCGCCGTCCCGCAACGGCATATCATTTTCCGAATAATGCAAAATACAGGCGTTTTCACCACCGGCAACAATGCTGTTATAGGAAGGATAGCGCGCGCCGAAACGGTTAAATTCATGCAAAATCTCACTTTCCACTTCATATTCTAAACGGTTCGGGCGGGTTTGTTGCATGGCTTTAATGTGGGCAAGCGCGCTGATTTGCCCCGCTTGTTGCATGAGCGCAATTTCATTTTCCGATTTGAACAGGCGCATCTCACCAAGCATCGGCTTCCAATTAAAAACACTTAAAAATTCCACCGCACTTTGTTCCAGCAAGGCATCGCCCCAAGGCTGTTGCTTCGGTGCATAATAAAGTGCGGTCTGTTTTTGCGCTAAATTTTTAAATTGCGGTACAAACTCATCGATGGCATAAGCCGTATCCATCAACAAGGTTTGTGGCGCATTGTCCACGCCAAGACGGCGTCCGTTCCAAATTTCCAGTAATTTATCGGACGGGCGTACAAACATGATCGCCTGCTGTTCACCTTGCTGTTTACGCAATAACAATGCCGAATTAGGCTCATTAAAACCGGTTAAATACCAGAAATAGCTGTCCTGACGGAAAGGATAATTACAGCCGTCATTGCGGCGGCGTTCAATATCGGAAAAGACTAAAAACAGGGAATCTTCCTGCATTTGTTCAAAAATCTTGGCACGACGTTGAGCAAATTCTTCCATCGGTAACGCCGCCATGTATGCGAGATCCATATTGTATCCTTATTAATGTAACGTCGGTTGTTTGTCTTCTTGTTTGGTGAAATGGGTAAAAAACAAGGTGGCAATAGTGCGCACATATTCCACGATCTCTTCCACCGCTTGTGCCAGTTCCTCCGGATCATCGTCTTCTTCGTAACCTAACTGGCAAATATCGTGTAAATCGTCCACCGCTTCGCCAATGTCGCCTTTTTCTTTGTCTAAATGCGGTTGAGCCAAACCTAAACCGAGCAAAAAGTGGTTCGACCATTCTGCCAAACCGTCGGCATATTCAAAAATATTTTCCGTATCGGGCAAACAAAGCGCAAAGTTAAAGGCTTCATTATCGGCTAATTGGTGACGAATTTGTTGATAAATGTTGGTAATTTGCGTTAAAAGTGCGGTAGGGTAGGCGTGATTATCATTGGTAAATTGATAAAGTAATGGCTGCCAGCTCTGATCTTGAACGCCGCCGCAAATTAAGCCACTCAAAAAACCGTGTAATTCGGCGGCAGAAAGGGGAATAGAGGCGTGTTGGAGCTGTTGATTTAGGTGTTGATAAGAAATTGTGGTCATTGAAATTATCCTTGTTGAAATTGCGCTTAGTCTATCATTCTTCACCTTAGGTAACCAGTTTAGAAATTGGCAAGTTTTTTCGCCTGTGGCATAATGCGCACAGTTTTAATTAGCGAATTTGGGGCAAAAAATGTCATCTAAAAGTATTGAATTATCCGTATTGGGGCAGTTGTTACGCTTAAATTGTCCGGAAGAACAACATGACGCATTGCGCCATGCCGCCCGTGAATTAGATCAACGCGTGTCAGAAATGAAAGAACGCACCGGCATTTTGCAAGTGGAAAAAGTCCTTTCCATCGTTGCATTAAATTTAAGTTTCGAGCTGATGCAAGAGCAGCAGAAAACGCACTTAATTGAAGATGTCTTGAAAAATAAAATCTTACGACCGCTCGATCATTCACTGGATAATCTTTCTACGCAAAAATTCAATATGAACTAATTTTTTGCTCTGGTCACAATGTAAAATAGTGTAAGGATATGAATTATTGCTAGTCATAAAATGCAATTTCGAGTAGTATTATATCAAAGAATTTCCTGAGGTGTTCGCCAGTGGGTTATGTCCCTGAGCCGATACTTTTAATCTTATGAATTGGTTTCCTGTCATTGGTGTGCAGGCTTAGCTTGACTAAGAAGCCTAAAAATGATTTCAACTAATTCCCTTGAACCGTAGGGTTCAAGGACTGATCACCTACAACGGCACCTCGGGTTCCTTTCTGATACGACATTTATGCAAACACGCCTTTTAACCATTCAGCAACAACATCAACAATTTCGTCAGCAACTACGCCAACATATTCGAAAAGCGCGCCGGAATTTGACCGCACTTCAGCAACAACAAGCCGCTCAACGTATTACTCAACAAGCGCTTTCGTTCATTGAACAACATCAAGCACAGCACATTGCCTTATATCTTGCCGTAGATGGCGAAATTGCGACACAACCGCTTATTGAACAGTTATGGCAACAGGGCAAAAACGTGTATTTGCCGGTGCTCCATCCCTTTTGTCAAGGACATCTGCTATTTTTGCGTTATTTGCCTGATACGCCTATGAAAGCCAATAAATTTGGAATTTTTGAACCGCACTTAAACGTGCAAAATGTGATTCCGCTTGAGCAGTTAGACGTGATTTTTACGCCCTTGGTCGCGTTTGATAAGCAGGGCAATCGCCTTGGCATGGGGGGGGGATTTTACGATCGCACGTTGCAACATTGGCAACAGAAACATTTTATTCCGATTGGTTTAGCACACCAATGTCAGCAAGTGGATACCTTGCCTGTTGAAAGCTGGGATATGCCGTTGGAACGTATTTTGGTCGGGTAAAAAACAAAACCTCCGGTAATTCGGAGGTTTTTGTTTATTTTTGTGGCGCTTTCAATTCCGGCGCTTTTGGCTTTTCCGGTTCGGCAAATTTTTTGCCTTCGTTGGCAGCAATAATTTTCGCTGTTTGATCCGCTAATTGTTTTAAATTCATTCTTTCATAAGATTCTTTCATTAATGGCAGCGCCTCTAACGTGGCTTGAGTGTCCGGATACAACTTTAACATAGACACGACACGGTTGGCCGTTGCCACATAGGCATCGCGTTTAAAATAAAACTTCGCGATCGCTAACTCGTGGCGTGCAAGGCTCGCTTTAATATAGGCCATACGCGCTAAGGCATCTGGTGCATAAGGGCTATTCGGGAAATGTTGCACTAAATTTTGGAAGTTAGAAAACGCCGTTTTAATCGAGGTATTCTCACGCGTTGCGCGATCGACGCCAAAGAAATCTTGGAAGAAGTTATCTCCCAAAGCGGAATTGGCTAATCCTGCCATATATAAGGCGTAATCTAAATGATCGCTATGCGGAAAACGTTGAATAAAGCGATCAACGGTGACTAACATTTCGGTGTAATCCTGTGATTTATAGTAGGCATAAATCAAATTCAGTTGCACCTGTTCACTATAAGATCCACCCGGAAAACGATTGTCCACTGCCGTTAAATAACGGATTGCCTGACTATAATCCCCTTTTTGCAAATAGGTTTGCCCGGTACTGTATAATTCTTGCTCCGGTGCTTGCTCGACATCTTGCTTAGAACCGGAACACGCCGTAACCGCCAATGCAACAAAAGCCAAAAGTGCAAGGGATTTAAGTTTACGCATTAAATAGAATCCTTATTTTTACGAAAAATGAGAAATGAGTTACAATTGCCCGATATTGTATAGAACATTGCTAAATAAGCAAACTTGATTAACGGATTTTTTATTTATGGCACAAATTACTCTCTCGGCCACCGTGCAACCGCAACAAATGGGACAGCGCTTAGACCAAACCTTGGCGGAATTGTTCCCCGACTATTCCCGTTCCCGCTTAAAAACATGGATTGAAGAGGATTTGGTGCTGGTCAATGGTGTCGTGCAAAATGTGCCGCGTACCAAAGTTTACGGCGATGAACACATTGAAATTACCGTAGAAATTGAAGATGAAACCCGTTTTGAGCCGGAAGCTATTCCGTTAAATATCGTTTATGAAGACGAGGACATTCTCGTTATCAACAAACCCAAAGATCTGGTGGTTCACCCCGGTGCAGGCAATCCGAAAGGCACCGTTCTCAATGCGCTACTTTACCATTACCCACAAATTGCCGAAGTGCCACGTGCAGGCATTGTACACCGTTTAGATAAAGACACCACAGGCTTGATGGTCGTTGCCAAAACCATTCCTGCGCAAACCCAGTTGGTGCGTGATTTGCAAAAACGCAAAATCACCCGCGAATATGAAGCTGTTGCCTGTGGCATCATGACCAAAGGCGGCACCGTGGATGAGCCCATGGCACGTCATCCTACCAAACGCACCCACATGTCCGTGCATCCGATGGGGAAACCCGCCGTTACCCACTATCGCATAATGGAACGTTTCCGCGATTACACGCGCTTGCGTTTGCGTTTAGAAACTGGCCGCACCCACCAAATCCGTGTGCACATGGCACATATCGCCCACCCGTTATTAGGCGATCAAACCTATGGTGGTCGTCCGCGTCCCCCAAAAAATGCCAGCGAAGAACTCATGGAGGTACTACGCAATTTTAAGCGTCAGGCACTACATGCTGTGATGTTACGTTTACAACACCCGATTAGCGGCGAAATGATGGAATGGTACGCACCGTTGCCGGACGATTTTGTGGAATTAGTGACTGCTTTAAAAGCGGATTATGTTCTCCACAAAGACGAATTGGATTATTAATATGCAATCCATTAAACCGAACTGGAAAGCCCCTCAAAACGTGAAGGCGTTCACCACGCTTCGCCATGGCGGTGTGAGCCTTGCGCCTTATGAAAGTTTTAATTTGGGTGATCATGTAGGGGACGATAAAAACGCCGTGAAAATCAACCGCACTTTATTGGTAGAAAAATTCCATTTGCCACAAATGCCGTTGTTCTTAAACCAAACTCATAGCACGCGCGTATTAACCCTGCCTTATGACGGAGACGATATTAATGCCGATGCGGTTTATACCAACCAACCGAATCAAGTGTGTTTGGTGATGACTGCCGATTGTTTGCCCGTGTTATTTACCAATAAACAGGGCTCGGAAGTGGCCGCTGCCCATGCCGGTTGGCGTGGATTATGCGATGGTGTATTAGAACAAACTGTCGCCAAATTTCACTGTCCGCATGAAGACATCTTAGCGTGGTTCGGACCGGCTATTGGCCCAACGGCTTTCCAAGTAGGTCAAGAAGTTATCGATCAATTTGTTGCCCAAGATCCCCAAGCTAGATCTGCCTTCATCGCTGATCCGAAAGCGAGAGACAAATTCCTCGGCAACCTTTACCAAATTGCTACGCAACGCCTCAACGCCCTTGGTATTACCCAAATCAGCGGCGGCGAACACTGTACTTATCTTGAAGCAGACAAATTCTTTTCTTATCGCCGAGATCATGTTACGGGAAGAATGGCATCGGTTGTGTTGATGAACGGATAATTTAATTTCTCATCCGTGTTATGAAAAAAGTGCGGTTAAAAAATAACCGCACTTTTTTATTGCATTTTTATCGTTGATTACATTCCAATCACCACGCAGCTAATCACGCTTTGTGCTTTTTCCTGCATTTTAACGGCCGCATTTCGATCACCAGCAGGGCCGACAACAACACGATTCCAATCCGCACTTTCATTGACTCTTGCATTTAATCCGAGTGCGTTTAATTTAACCTGTAATGCATCAGCCTGCGCTTTATTTTTAAATGCGCCACATTGTAACCCGTAGCGGCGCTCACCCGTGCTAGCTGTTTGTGGTGATGCCGGTTTTGCCGTTTGTTGTTGTGGCTGAGGTTGTGACGGCGATTGCGGTTGTGGCACCGGCTCAGTTTTTTTCGGTGGCTCGGTTTTCACGACTGGTTCCGCTTTTTTCTCTTCTTTTGGCGGCGTTACTTTTTTCGCCTCTTTCGCTTCTACCACTTGCTGTTTGGCTTGCGGTTGCACCGGAGGTTGTGTCGTTTGTGCCGGGGCTTGAACCGGTGCTTGCGCTGTTTGTGGTGCGGTTGCAGCTTGAGCCTCAGCTGCTTTGCTGCGCGCCAGTTCCGCTTGTTTTTGTTCTTCTTCCATCGCTGCTAAAATCTTACGTTGTTCTTCCGTTAAACGCATATTTTTATCCAACGATTTCGGATTATTATCAATTGGCACGGTGCGGGTTTCTAGCGCTTGAATATAGCTCCACACTTCTTCTGGACGATTCGGCAAGACACTTTTCGGCTGTGTTTTTTCCACTGTAGTGGCAGACTCAGCCACAGGCTCCGGCGCTTTTTCTTTTAATAAATAAAGCCCAAGTCCAAAAGCAACAACCACCATGGCGGCAATCATTAATAGCAAGGATTTGTTATTTTTATTTTGTTTCTTCTTTTTCTTCATGCTGCTGCGCGCAGCGTAATCACGTTGAGCCACAATAAAACCTGTTCAATTTAAAAAGATAATCATTAAAGGGATGAAATAAAAATTCGCATAATTCTACTGAAAAATTGCCTTATTGACTACCACAAAGCCGAAACTAGCTTAAATCCAATGGATCCACATCTAAAATCCACCGCACTTTTGTTGCTTGATCGGCCTGATCTCGTTCAAACGCCGTCAAGACCTGATGCAAGGTGGCACGCGAAGGATGTTGCAACAATAACTGCCAACGATATTGCCCTGCTTTTTTGCTGAATGGCGCCGGCATCGGTCCGAGGATTTGTAATTCCGGTGCAATATTTCGTTTCACCTGCTGCAAATATGCCGCAAACTGCGCCAACAAATGCTCTGCGTCTTCACTATGGCGACTTTGCGCTTTGAACAACGCTTGTGAACTAAAAGGTGGCAATCCCATGGCTTTACGCAAGGCGAGGGCATTGTGGGCAAATTGGTTGTAGCCTTGTTGCAACAGGCTTTGTAACAAAGGGTGTTCCGGATAATGGGTTTGTAAAAGCACTTCGCCTTGTTGCGCACCGCGCCCAGCACGGCCTGCCACCTGCATATAAAGTTGGGCTAGCCGCTCTTCCGCACGGAAATCCAATGAAAACAACGCACTATCCACATTGACTAACGCCACCAAAGTAACATTAGGAAAGTGGTGCCCTTTCGCCAACATTTGGGTGCCGATAAGAATTTGGCTTTTGCCCTGTTGAATATCCGCTAAATAACCTTCCAATTTGCCTTTGCGCGCCGTCGTATCTCGGTCAATACGGGCAATGCCGTAATTGGGGAAAACCGTTTTTAAGGCATCTTCTAGCTGTTCCGTGCCTAATCCCGTGGTGATTAATTGAGTAGAACCGCAATTACCGCATTGGCGCGGAATCGGTTTTTGTGCACTGCAATGATGACAACGCAAGACATTGTGTTGTTGGTGATAGGTATAAGGTTTATCACAATGGCGACATTCCGCCATCCAGCCGCATTCATGGCACAACAACACCGGTGCAAAACCGCGTCGATTCAGAAATAACAACACCTGATTGCCTTTTTCTAAATGCGCCTGCATGCGTTTTAACAGGATTTCTGATAAACCGTTGCGCATTGACTGATGTTTTAAATCAATAACCCGCTGTTGAAGTGCGGTGGACTGATTGGCTTTTTCTGATAGGCATAACCGCTGATATTTTCCCTGCTGCACGTTATTCAAACTTTCTAAACAAGGAGTTGCCGACCCCATTAAAACGGGAATATTCAGTTGTTTTGCATACATCACCGCCAAATCGCGGGCATGATAACGCCAACCGTCTTGCTGCTTAAAAGACGCGTCATGTTCTTCATCGATAATAATCGCGCCTAAATCGGCAAATTGCGTAAACAATGCTGATCGCGTGCCAATAATGACCGCACTTTGCCCGCTGCGTGCACGTTGCCACACGTGTAATCGTTGCGTGTCATTTAAATTAGAATGCAACACATCAATCACCACGTTAAAACGGGCTTGGAAACGACTTACCGTTTGTGGTGTCAGCCCAATTTCCGGTACCAAGACCAACACTTGTTTGCCTTGATTTAAAATCTCTTCAATAAATTGCAGATAGATTTCTGTTTTGCCTGAACCCGTCACGCCGTCCAACAACCATGCCGTAAATCCTTGAGTAAATTTCAATTGACTGAATACCAATGCTTGTTGCTTGTTGAGCGTTAATCGATCAGCTTTATTGACGATAGGTTTATCAACTAATTGCTGTTGCCAGGTTTGAATTTCCGGTTCTTGAGCGATTTCGGTAATGTATTCTTTGGCTTTCAACGCCGACCAAATGCCACTGCCAAAGGGATTGTTGCCTTTTTCCAGCCCATCCTTTGCCGCCTGCAATGCTTCAAGCTGTTTTTTCGAACGTTTTAGCAAACTTTGCGCCAACGCTTGCTCGCCAAGTGCGGTCGGTGTCCAAAAAACTTTTTGTTTTTCCACCGCACTTTCCCCTTGGCGCAGCTTCACCGGCAAGGCTTGCGACAACACTTCTCCCAATGGGGCATGATAATAATTTGTCGCCCAATTTAAGAACTGCCAACTTTCCGGTGAAAACAGTGAAGTATCATCAAGACAGGCTAGCACAGGCTTCAACTGTTCTTCAGGCACGTCGGTCTGTTCCACCACGTCAACGACAACGCCAACCCGCTTCTGCGTCCCAAAGGGCACAAGCACCCGCGCCCCAACGACAATCTTCATTGACGCAGGGAGGACAT belongs to Aggregatibacter sp. 2125159857 and includes:
- a CDS encoding cell division protein ZapA; amino-acid sequence: MSSKSIELSVLGQLLRLNCPEEQHDALRHAARELDQRVSEMKERTGILQVEKVLSIVALNLSFELMQEQQKTHLIEDVLKNKILRPLDHSLDNLSTQKFNMN
- the priA gene encoding primosomal protein N', which codes for MPFARIALPVPLHRYFDYVLPASMKIVVGARVLVPFGTQKRVGVVVDVVEQTDVPEEQLKPVLACLDDTSLFSPESWQFLNWATNYYHAPLGEVLSQALPVKLRQGESAVEKQKVFWTPTALGEQALAQSLLKRSKKQLEALQAAKDGLEKGNNPFGSGIWSALKAKEYITEIAQEPEIQTWQQQLVDKPIVNKADRLTLNKQQALVFSQLKFTQGFTAWLLDGVTGSGKTEIYLQFIEEILNQGKQVLVLVPEIGLTPQTVSRFQARFNVVIDVLHSNLNDTQRLHVWQRARSGQSAVIIGTRSALFTQFADLGAIIIDEEHDASFKQQDGWRYHARDLAVMYAKQLNIPVLMGSATPCLESLNNVQQGKYQRLCLSEKANQSTALQQRVIDLKHQSMRNGLSEILLKRMQAHLEKGNQVLLFLNRRGFAPVLLCHECGWMAECRHCDKPYTYHQQHNVLRCHHCSAQKPIPRQCGNCGSTQLITTGLGTEQLEDALKTVFPNYGIARIDRDTTARKGKLEGYLADIQQGKSQILIGTQMLAKGHHFPNVTLVALVNVDSALFSLDFRAEERLAQLYMQVAGRAGRGAQQGEVLLQTHYPEHPLLQSLLQQGYNQFAHNALALRKAMGLPPFSSQALFKAQSRHSEDAEHLLAQFAAYLQQVKRNIAPELQILGPMPAPFSKKAGQYRWQLLLQHPSRATLHQVLTAFERDQADQATKVRWILDVDPLDLS
- the ftsN gene encoding cell division protein FtsN gives rise to the protein MAQRDYAARSSMKKKKKQNKNNKSLLLMIAAMVVVAFGLGLYLLKEKAPEPVAESATTVEKTQPKSVLPNRPEEVWSYIQALETRTVPIDNNPKSLDKNMRLTEEQRKILAAMEEEQKQAELARSKAAEAQAATAPQTAQAPVQAPAQTTQPPVQPQAKQQVVEAKEAKKVTPPKEEKKAEPVVKTEPPKKTEPVPQPQSPSQPQPQQQTAKPASPQTASTGERRYGLQCGAFKNKAQADALQVKLNALGLNARVNESADWNRVVVGPAGDRNAAVKMQEKAQSVISCVVIGM
- a CDS encoding outer membrane protein assembly factor BamD is translated as MRKLKSLALLAFVALAVTACSGSKQDVEQAPEQELYSTGQTYLQKGDYSQAIRYLTAVDNRFPGGSYSEQVQLNLIYAYYKSQDYTEMLVTVDRFIQRFPHSDHLDYALYMAGLANSALGDNFFQDFFGVDRATRENTSIKTAFSNFQNLVQHFPNSPYAPDALARMAYIKASLARHELAIAKFYFKRDAYVATANRVVSMLKLYPDTQATLEALPLMKESYERMNLKQLADQTAKIIAANEGKKFAEPEKPKAPELKAPQK
- the pgeF gene encoding peptidoglycan editing factor PgeF, which translates into the protein MQSIKPNWKAPQNVKAFTTLRHGGVSLAPYESFNLGDHVGDDKNAVKINRTLLVEKFHLPQMPLFLNQTHSTRVLTLPYDGDDINADAVYTNQPNQVCLVMTADCLPVLFTNKQGSEVAAAHAGWRGLCDGVLEQTVAKFHCPHEDILAWFGPAIGPTAFQVGQEVIDQFVAQDPQARSAFIADPKARDKFLGNLYQIATQRLNALGITQISGGEHCTYLEADKFFSYRRDHVTGRMASVVLMNG
- a CDS encoding YecA family protein; the protein is MTTISYQHLNQQLQHASIPLSAAELHGFLSGLICGGVQDQSWQPLLYQFTNDNHAYPTALLTQITNIYQQIRHQLADNEAFNFALCLPDTENIFEYADGLAEWSNHFLLGLGLAQPHLDKEKGDIGEAVDDLHDICQLGYEEDDDPEELAQAVEEIVEYVRTIATLFFTHFTKQEDKQPTLH
- the pepP gene encoding Xaa-Pro aminopeptidase, whose protein sequence is MDLAYMAALPMEEFAQRRAKIFEQMQEDSLFLVFSDIERRRNDGCNYPFRQDSYFWYLTGFNEPNSALLLRKQQGEQQAIMFVRPSDKLLEIWNGRRLGVDNAPQTLLMDTAYAIDEFVPQFKNLAQKQTALYYAPKQQPWGDALLEQSAVEFLSVFNWKPMLGEMRLFKSENEIALMQQAGQISALAHIKAMQQTRPNRLEYEVESEILHEFNRFGARYPSYNSIVAGGENACILHYSENDMPLRDGDLVLIDAGCEFALYAGDITRTFPVNGQFTEAQKAIYEIVLQAQKRAIELLVPGSSIAKANEEVIRIKTEGLVRLGILKGDVDALIEQKAYREFYMHGLGHWLGLDVHDVGEYGENRGRTLEPGMVLTVEPGLYLSKDADIPEQYKGIGIRIEDNLLITEYGNKNLTSAAPKEIADIEKVMAEANACFKQN
- the rluD gene encoding 23S rRNA pseudouridine(1911/1915/1917) synthase RluD — translated: MAQITLSATVQPQQMGQRLDQTLAELFPDYSRSRLKTWIEEDLVLVNGVVQNVPRTKVYGDEHIEITVEIEDETRFEPEAIPLNIVYEDEDILVINKPKDLVVHPGAGNPKGTVLNALLYHYPQIAEVPRAGIVHRLDKDTTGLMVVAKTIPAQTQLVRDLQKRKITREYEAVACGIMTKGGTVDEPMARHPTKRTHMSVHPMGKPAVTHYRIMERFRDYTRLRLRLETGRTHQIRVHMAHIAHPLLGDQTYGGRPRPPKNASEELMEVLRNFKRQALHAVMLRLQHPISGEMMEWYAPLPDDFVELVTALKADYVLHKDELDY
- a CDS encoding 5-formyltetrahydrofolate cyclo-ligase, with translation MQTRLLTIQQQHQQFRQQLRQHIRKARRNLTALQQQQAAQRITQQALSFIEQHQAQHIALYLAVDGEIATQPLIEQLWQQGKNVYLPVLHPFCQGHLLFLRYLPDTPMKANKFGIFEPHLNVQNVIPLEQLDVIFTPLVAFDKQGNRLGMGGGFYDRTLQHWQQKHFIPIGLAHQCQQVDTLPVESWDMPLERILVG